Proteins encoded by one window of Pseudomonas coleopterorum:
- a CDS encoding amino acid ABC transporter ATP-binding protein translates to MIQISGLQKNYGDHRVLHGVDLQVQKGEVVCLIGPSGSGKSTLLRCINALETYEGGSILAFGETVQRGSKTVHTLRSRMGMVFQRFNLFPHRTVLENVMEGPLYVKNEPAAQVRREALALLDKVGLAEKADAYPEQLSGGQQQRVAIARALAMKPEAMLFDEPTSALDPELVGDVLQVMRTLADEGMTMIVVTHEMGFAREVSDRVCFLHGDYLVETGPAEEVLGNPQHPRTQDFLRRVLHPTTSTRSQP, encoded by the coding sequence ATGATCCAGATCAGTGGACTGCAGAAGAACTATGGCGACCACCGCGTGCTGCACGGGGTGGATCTGCAGGTGCAGAAAGGCGAAGTGGTGTGCCTGATCGGCCCGTCGGGGTCGGGCAAGTCGACCTTGCTGCGCTGCATCAATGCGCTGGAAACCTATGAAGGCGGCTCGATCCTGGCCTTCGGCGAAACCGTGCAGCGCGGCAGCAAGACGGTGCATACCTTGCGCAGCCGCATGGGCATGGTGTTCCAGCGCTTCAATCTGTTCCCCCATCGCACGGTGTTGGAAAACGTGATGGAGGGGCCGCTCTACGTGAAAAACGAGCCGGCCGCGCAGGTGCGCCGCGAGGCACTGGCGTTGCTCGACAAGGTCGGACTGGCGGAGAAGGCCGATGCCTATCCAGAACAGTTGTCCGGTGGCCAGCAGCAACGCGTGGCGATTGCCCGCGCGCTGGCGATGAAGCCCGAGGCGATGCTGTTCGATGAACCGACCTCGGCGCTGGACCCGGAGTTGGTGGGCGATGTGCTGCAGGTGATGCGCACCTTGGCCGACGAGGGCATGACCATGATCGTCGTCACCCACGAGATGGGCTTTGCCCGGGAAGTCTCCGACCGCGTGTGCTTTCTGCACGGTGATTACCTGGTGGAAACCGGACCGGCCGAAGAAGTGCTGGGCAATCCGCAACATCCGCGTACCCAGGATTTCCTGCGCCGGGTGTTGCATCCGACCACCAGCACGCGGAGCCAGCCATGA
- the ehuD gene encoding ectoine/hydroxyectoine ABC transporter permease subunit EhuD: protein MKLADFLQNAQDFLPILLQGAWVTIQITVLSFLLSSAIGLVLALLKLSSIRALSWAASTVINVIRGLPIIVQLFYIYFVLPDMGIHLTAFQAGVIGMGIAYSAYQAENFRTGIIAVDQGQREASEALGMRSFMMMRRVILPQAFRIALPPYGNTLVMMLKDSSLVSTITVAEMTRQGQLIASSTFQNMTVYTLVALLYLLMSLPLVYGLRRMEQRLSRRKKA, encoded by the coding sequence ATGAAGCTTGCTGACTTCTTGCAGAACGCGCAGGACTTCCTGCCGATTCTGCTTCAGGGCGCGTGGGTGACCATCCAGATCACGGTGCTGTCGTTCCTGCTCAGCAGCGCCATCGGGCTGGTGCTGGCGCTGCTCAAGCTGTCGTCGATCCGCGCGCTGTCGTGGGCGGCGAGCACGGTGATCAACGTGATCCGTGGGCTGCCGATCATCGTGCAGCTGTTCTACATCTATTTCGTGCTGCCGGACATGGGCATTCACCTGACGGCCTTCCAGGCCGGGGTGATCGGCATGGGCATCGCCTACTCGGCCTATCAGGCGGAGAACTTTCGCACCGGCATCATTGCCGTGGACCAGGGCCAGCGCGAGGCGTCGGAAGCCTTGGGCATGCGTTCGTTCATGATGATGCGCCGGGTGATCCTGCCCCAGGCGTTTCGCATCGCGCTGCCGCCCTACGGCAACACGCTGGTAATGATGCTCAAGGACTCGTCGCTGGTGTCGACCATCACCGTGGCTGAAATGACCCGCCAGGGCCAGCTCATCGCCTCGTCGACTTTCCAGAACATGACCGTCTACACCCTGGTGGCCTTGCTGTACCTGCTGATGAGCCTGCCGCTGGTGTACGGGTTGCGGCGCATGGAGCAGCGTCTGAGCCGGAGGAAAAAGGCATGA
- a CDS encoding ABC transporter substrate-binding protein gives MNSLSPLFRRFAFGICLTLGASLVHAAEAPLYKVGATATGSPFTFLDIKSNSIQGMMVDIAKAVGEAGGFGTQMEQTNFAALIPSLTSGKLDFISAGMLKTDERAKVVDFSAPVYSYGEGLIVSADDNTAYPDLAALKGEVIGAQAGTAFYDLVNKMGIFKEVRTYDSIAEMVRDLSLGRIKAAVADQPIVAYQIRQNTFKGVKLAADYKAAKVGDVCFVVRKGDSETLERLNKAIDTIKANGTLQGIVQKWGV, from the coding sequence ATGAACAGCCTCTCCCCTCTGTTTCGCCGTTTCGCGTTCGGTATCTGCCTGACCCTTGGTGCATCCCTGGTGCACGCCGCCGAGGCACCGCTGTACAAGGTTGGTGCAACCGCCACGGGTTCACCCTTCACCTTCCTGGACATCAAGAGCAACAGTATTCAGGGGATGATGGTGGATATCGCCAAGGCGGTCGGTGAAGCCGGTGGCTTCGGAACTCAGATGGAGCAGACCAACTTCGCAGCGCTGATACCGTCCCTGACCTCGGGCAAGCTGGACTTCATTTCCGCAGGGATGCTCAAGACCGACGAGCGGGCCAAGGTGGTGGACTTCAGCGCGCCGGTCTATTCCTACGGCGAAGGCCTGATCGTCAGTGCCGACGACAACACCGCCTACCCCGACCTGGCGGCGTTGAAGGGTGAAGTGATCGGCGCCCAGGCGGGCACCGCGTTCTACGACCTGGTCAACAAGATGGGCATCTTCAAGGAAGTGCGCACCTACGATTCGATCGCCGAGATGGTCCGCGACCTGTCTCTGGGCCGCATCAAGGCGGCCGTGGCCGATCAGCCGATCGTGGCCTACCAGATTCGCCAGAACACCTTCAAAGGGGTGAAGCTGGCTGCCGACTACAAGGCGGCCAAGGTAGGCGATGTGTGCTTCGTGGTGCGCAAGGGTGACAGCGAAACCCTGGAGCGCCTGAACAAGGCCATCGACACCATCAAGGCCAACGGTACGCTGCAGGGCATTGTGCAGAAGTGGGGCGTGTAG
- a CDS encoding IclR family transcriptional regulator, which translates to MSEDRNSLFNQSLEKGLAVLRTFSAKRRSMSLAEIAEASHMTKSSAQRMVFTLESLGYLRKHSRTRHYQLTPHVLELGFSYLDAHSLIEVGNPFLAELTRLTGETACLTEPTGMEMTYIARFVSARFVPVHMPIGSRVPMYCTGSGRAYLSALPEAEALALVQGSTRVAHTPHTHTEVDDIMASLQTVRDCGYAVNTQELFLGDMTIAAPVIGGNGRPVAAVHVVAPTSRWTRADAESQLAPALMQCVQVLSNSARSLG; encoded by the coding sequence ATGTCCGAAGATCGCAACAGCCTGTTCAATCAATCCCTGGAAAAAGGCTTGGCCGTGCTGCGTACATTCAGCGCCAAGCGCCGCAGCATGAGCCTGGCAGAGATCGCCGAAGCCTCGCACATGACCAAAAGCTCGGCCCAGCGCATGGTCTTCACCCTGGAAAGCCTGGGTTACCTTCGGAAACACTCGCGCACTCGGCATTACCAGCTGACACCCCATGTGCTGGAACTGGGCTTCAGCTACCTCGATGCTCATTCCCTGATCGAAGTCGGCAACCCGTTCCTGGCCGAACTCACCCGACTCACCGGCGAGACCGCCTGCCTGACCGAACCCACCGGCATGGAAATGACCTACATCGCGCGCTTCGTCAGCGCCCGTTTCGTACCCGTGCACATGCCCATCGGCAGCCGCGTGCCGATGTACTGCACCGGCTCCGGCCGCGCCTACCTCAGCGCCCTGCCCGAAGCCGAAGCGCTGGCGCTGGTGCAGGGCAGCACTCGCGTTGCCCACACCCCGCACACCCACACCGAGGTGGACGACATCATGGCTTCGCTGCAAACGGTGCGTGACTGCGGCTACGCCGTGAACACCCAGGAACTGTTCCTGGGCGACATGACCATCGCCGCCCCCGTCATCGGCGGCAACGGCCGGCCCGTAGCCGCCGTCCACGTGGTAGCCCCCACCAGCCGCTGGACCCGCGCCGACGCCGAAAGCCAACTGGCACCGGCCTTGATGCAGTGCGTGCAGGTGTTGAGCAATTCGGCGCGGAGTTTGGGGTAG
- a CDS encoding DUF4160 domain-containing protein, whose protein sequence is MSTKYRFRDKYRIELRERDHLPPHVHLTGGGLDVQISLEPVAVTQGKAPQKILQEALAWISAHQAELLKEWKQWHR, encoded by the coding sequence ATGTCTACCAAATATCGATTTCGCGATAAATACCGTATCGAGTTGCGGGAGAGAGACCATCTGCCTCCGCATGTGCACCTCACTGGCGGTGGTTTGGATGTCCAGATCAGTCTGGAACCCGTTGCAGTTACCCAAGGCAAAGCACCTCAGAAAATCTTGCAGGAAGCCTTGGCGTGGATCTCGGCCCATCAAGCCGAACTTTTGAAGGAGTGGAAGCAATGGCATCGATGA